CGCCTGATTTTGCCAAAACTAGGAAAACTCGATAGCGATGACTGAGCTGAATAGCTTTATTAACCGTTTTCAATTTACACTCCCGCTTTCTCGTCAACCCGCCACATCGGCGGGTAAAGCGGCGGCCGTGCTATTGCCAATTATCAATAAATCCAATCCGACATTATTGCTCACGCAACGGTCACCGCTATTACGTTCTCATGCCGGTCAAGTGGCATTCCCGGGCGGCTCTCGCGATCCTGAAGATACAAACTTAATTGCGACCGCATTGCGAGAAGCTTACGAAGAAGTTGCCATTCCACCAGAGAAAGTTCAGGTCTTAGGGCAACTTGCACCTATCTCCAGTATTGGCGGTTATCAAGTCACCCCTATTGTGGGCCTTGTGCCCGATAATATTCGCTATCAGGCGAATCCAAGCGAAGTTTCCTCTATTTTTGAAATACCCCTGTTTGATGCGTTATCCTTGCAAAAACATAAATATGTGGATATCAATCGCTCTGGTCGCGAAAAACGAGTCTTTTTCTACTGGTATAACAATTACTTAGTGTGGGGCCTCACTGCCTCCATCCTGCATCAACTCGCCCTACAACTGGATTAGTCCTCACAGTCAATAATCCTTTTATTCAATCATTTTTCCACTATCCAAAATACAATTAGTGCTATTTATAACCAATCCACCTTATGTAACTACCTTATTTCAAAAAATACTTTAAACTTACTGGTTAACACTACGAAATAACAGTAAAGTAGCGCCCTTTAAAATAAATCACTATATCTTCATCTTTTGTTTAAGGAGTCCTGCGTGATAAGCGTTTTCGACATGTTTAAAGTGGGCATTGGCCCTTCAAGCTCTCATACCGTCGGTCCGATGAAAGCTGGGAAAGAATTTGTCGATGATTTGGTCAATAAGCAATTATTACCATCCGTCACCCGTGTCGCAGTAGACGTTTATGGCTCTTTATCCCTAACAGGTAAAGGTCACCATACCGATATCGCCATTATTATGGGTTTAGCAGGTAACCTCCCTGCTACCGTTGACATTGAATCAATCCCATCCTTTATCAAGAATGTGGAAGAAACAGAAAAGCTGCTATTAGCTAATGGCGCTCATACTGTTGATTTCCCTCGTGAGGGTGGCATGAATTTCCGTCAAGATAACTT
The Providencia alcalifaciens DNA segment above includes these coding regions:
- a CDS encoding CoA pyrophosphatase, translating into MTELNSFINRFQFTLPLSRQPATSAGKAAAVLLPIINKSNPTLLLTQRSPLLRSHAGQVAFPGGSRDPEDTNLIATALREAYEEVAIPPEKVQVLGQLAPISSIGGYQVTPIVGLVPDNIRYQANPSEVSSIFEIPLFDALSLQKHKYVDINRSGREKRVFFYWYNNYLVWGLTASILHQLALQLD